In Shouchella patagoniensis, the following are encoded in one genomic region:
- a CDS encoding MFS transporter: MSKQPLWTATFLFVCFSAFTLFMIFNLFIPTLPLFALNAFSATEQQVGLIVGSFIAASVIARLFAGLLLDRFGEKKVLLLSFLVVFVSAILHIWSFSFGWLLFLRFIQGLGFGVATTAAGALAIMIAPKTRQGEAVGYYSMFMSLAMVIGPVVGLQIVQHGTYTGLFLLTIALSATGFFLAIFIVYKPEKKTPEPMSINRFIAPQALSVSFCSSLASFAYGGILSFITLYAVSLGMETAASLFFVVYAIILLGSRFVTGRLFDRFGENVVLYPTLALFVIGLVLLSQASSLFIFLLAAVLMGAGFGSVLPSFQTLAVQSVSRKQAVQATSTFYILYDLGIGVGSYILGFTVAGFGFSVMYIISAIIVIVAILSYYWLHHRKLKRLNIRRIADIDYE; the protein is encoded by the coding sequence ATGTCAAAGCAGCCGCTTTGGACAGCAACATTTTTATTTGTATGCTTTAGTGCATTTACTTTGTTTATGATTTTCAACTTATTTATTCCAACCTTACCACTATTCGCTCTTAATGCTTTTTCTGCAACAGAGCAACAAGTTGGGTTAATTGTTGGATCGTTTATTGCCGCTTCAGTCATAGCTCGTTTATTCGCAGGGCTTTTGCTTGATCGGTTTGGAGAAAAAAAAGTCTTACTGCTTTCATTTTTAGTCGTGTTCGTTTCAGCCATTTTGCACATCTGGTCATTTTCCTTTGGATGGCTTCTTTTTTTGCGTTTCATACAGGGGTTAGGATTTGGTGTTGCCACTACTGCCGCAGGAGCTTTGGCAATTATGATTGCTCCAAAAACACGGCAAGGAGAAGCGGTCGGCTATTACAGCATGTTTATGAGTTTAGCAATGGTTATTGGACCAGTTGTTGGTCTACAAATTGTTCAACACGGTACTTATACCGGTCTCTTTCTTTTAACCATTGCCTTATCTGCCACCGGCTTCTTTTTAGCCATCTTTATTGTCTACAAACCTGAGAAGAAAACGCCTGAACCAATGAGCATTAACCGTTTTATTGCCCCCCAGGCTTTGTCAGTAAGCTTTTGCTCTTCTCTTGCATCATTTGCCTACGGTGGTATTCTAAGTTTTATCACGCTATATGCTGTGTCACTTGGGATGGAAACAGCAGCAAGCCTCTTTTTTGTTGTTTATGCTATTATTTTGCTTGGTTCGCGGTTTGTGACAGGACGCCTGTTCGATCGCTTTGGGGAAAACGTCGTTTTATATCCTACACTTGCTCTATTTGTAATTGGACTTGTTCTCCTATCACAAGCTTCTAGTCTATTTATATTTCTGCTTGCCGCAGTTTTAATGGGTGCCGGTTTTGGTTCCGTTCTTCCAAGCTTTCAAACTTTAGCCGTTCAATCTGTTTCTAGAAAACAAGCTGTACAAGCTACAAGTACGTTTTATATTTTGTACGATCTAGGTATTGGAGTAGGTTCTTATATTCTTGGATTTACCGTAGCAGGATTCGGGTTTTCAGTTATGTACATTATTTCCGCAATCATTGTCATAGTTGCCATCCTCTCTTATTATTGGCTACATCATCGCAAGCTTAAACGATTAAATATCCGACGAATTGCAGACATTGATTATGAATAG
- a CDS encoding DUF2953 domain-containing protein: MHLWILYGTTLFVALAVCILAIRVQISCIYTRQHKEDLLEVYVRVLGMKVFELKAPIMELNLSNQTFSFTEEERNLGKEQVKKKKWSFSTIKKFIQKSREWLRHFPKFKHRAEAFLRKVTVTSFTWHTELGTGDAARTAQLAGMLWGVKGFLLGWVTHRLNWQAHNELAVHPHFQAMGFAVSFSCIASFRLGHVIYTGLLIALGYRSRKKNSNQTANAQAL, translated from the coding sequence ATGCATCTTTGGATACTATATGGAACGACCTTGTTCGTTGCGCTTGCTGTCTGTATTTTAGCTATAAGAGTTCAAATTAGTTGCATCTATACTAGACAGCATAAAGAAGATTTATTGGAAGTATATGTACGAGTGTTAGGGATGAAGGTTTTTGAGTTAAAAGCGCCGATCATGGAATTAAATCTTTCTAATCAAACCTTTTCCTTTACTGAAGAAGAACGAAATTTAGGGAAAGAACAAGTAAAAAAGAAAAAGTGGTCTTTCTCAACAATAAAAAAATTTATCCAAAAAAGTCGTGAATGGTTAAGACATTTTCCTAAGTTTAAGCATAGAGCAGAAGCATTTTTGAGAAAAGTAACGGTTACTTCATTCACTTGGCATACTGAATTAGGCACTGGTGATGCTGCACGAACGGCGCAATTAGCAGGAATGCTTTGGGGAGTAAAAGGGTTTTTATTAGGGTGGGTCACGCACAGACTCAATTGGCAAGCTCATAACGAACTTGCGGTTCATCCTCATTTTCAAGCTATGGGCTTTGCTGTTTCTTTTTCATGCATAGCTTCGTTTCGCCTCGGGCACGTTATATATACAGGTCTGTTGATTGCACTTGGCTACAGGTCTAGGAAAAAGAATTCCAACCAAACTGCTAACGCGCAAGCGCTATAA
- a CDS encoding RDD family protein, producing MDTRPSVRTVRPKRYLRNQPVQTVEDDHVQINQQEVRYAGFWMRFWAFIFDLLIISSINAALVGTWLPFVQVDGTFTTFLATMVLVPSLLYACLFFIYFSLMTKFFGQTLGKMIFGLKVVSKDGDHLTWGTIFFREGVGRFLHQTPLFGNFFLILYIVVACTPKKQGIHDLFADTYVIHC from the coding sequence ATGGATACACGTCCTTCGGTCAGAACGGTAAGACCAAAGCGTTACTTACGAAATCAGCCTGTCCAAACGGTAGAAGACGATCACGTGCAAATTAATCAACAAGAAGTCCGTTATGCAGGTTTTTGGATGAGGTTTTGGGCATTTATATTTGATTTATTGATTATCAGCAGTATAAACGCAGCATTGGTGGGAACTTGGCTCCCTTTTGTACAAGTAGATGGAACCTTTACTACGTTTTTAGCAACCATGGTCCTTGTTCCTTCCCTTCTGTATGCTTGTTTGTTTTTCATTTACTTTTCTCTGATGACGAAGTTTTTTGGGCAAACATTAGGGAAAATGATTTTTGGTCTAAAAGTCGTGTCAAAAGATGGAGACCATTTAACGTGGGGAACTATTTTTTTTCGTGAAGGTGTTGGTCGATTCTTGCATCAGACTCCTTTGTTTGGAAACTTCTTCTTAATCTTATATATAGTTGTTGCATGTACACCAAAAAAACAAGGCATTCACGATTTATTCGCTGATACGTATGTCATACATTGTTAA
- a CDS encoding alpha/beta-type small acid-soluble spore protein has product MANSSNNLVVPGVQQALDQMKYEIASEFGVNLGPDSTSRANGSVGGEITKRLVAQAEQQMGGYQK; this is encoded by the coding sequence ATGGCAAACAGCTCAAACAACTTAGTTGTACCTGGCGTTCAACAAGCTCTTGATCAAATGAAATACGAAATCGCTTCTGAATTCGGGGTTAACCTAGGACCAGATTCTACTTCACGCGCTAACGGATCTGTTGGTGGCGAAATTACGAAACGTCTTGTCGCTCAAGCTGAGCAACAAATGGGTGGTTATCAAAAATAA
- a CDS encoding amidohydrolase yields MGTLWYNGIFYSMAYEGDKASALYEEDGKIIDIGTKKDLFKKWEKKAIHKRNVNGAVVFPGFVDSHLHLIAHGEKLLRLDLSRTNSKEEALILLAAENTAIQGEWIEALGWNEHNDPNFETLSLEDLNQISEEHPVFVMRICRHAAFVNQTALDLAGINEHTKDPVGGRIERDENGKPTGILHDQAVTIVQECMPKLSKKVVKRALEAAIKDCHQHGLTGGHSEDLHYYNGLAETINVYEETIPHNPFRAHLLIHHEEITAFDQSGFVNDLKVNPYIELGTLKIFADGALGGRTAALSTPYSDDPQATGLVIHTQEKLNDLVRQARERHLGVAIHVIGDAALEMALNAIEASPTKAMRDRLIHVQVARPDLIERMKRLKLIVDIQPRFVVSDFPWVENRLGTERLAYSFAWKTLFTNGINCAGGSDAPIEPVEPLLGIYAAVARRDVTEAHEGYGPSEKLSPFEAVALFTKGSAYAIGKEKSRGQLKPGYDADMTIVDRDLLTCSVEEIATANVIATVVDGKIVYERN; encoded by the coding sequence GTGGGGACATTATGGTATAATGGCATTTTTTATTCGATGGCTTATGAAGGAGACAAAGCGTCTGCCCTTTATGAAGAAGATGGAAAGATTATTGATATTGGGACAAAAAAGGATCTATTTAAAAAATGGGAGAAGAAGGCTATACATAAACGTAATGTAAACGGTGCTGTTGTATTCCCTGGGTTTGTGGACAGTCATTTGCATCTAATTGCCCATGGGGAAAAACTGTTGCGTTTGGATTTATCGAGAACGAACTCAAAGGAAGAAGCGCTTATTTTACTTGCAGCAGAAAACACAGCAATACAAGGTGAATGGATAGAAGCGCTTGGATGGAATGAACACAATGATCCAAATTTCGAAACCCTTTCATTAGAAGATTTAAATCAAATAAGCGAAGAGCATCCGGTTTTTGTGATGAGAATTTGTCGTCATGCTGCATTTGTCAATCAAACCGCATTAGATTTAGCTGGAATTAATGAACATACAAAAGATCCAGTCGGTGGAAGAATTGAACGTGACGAAAATGGAAAGCCGACGGGAATTCTTCATGATCAAGCTGTCACTATAGTACAAGAATGTATGCCTAAGCTTTCAAAAAAAGTTGTAAAACGTGCATTAGAGGCAGCTATCAAGGACTGCCATCAGCACGGATTAACAGGCGGACATAGTGAGGATTTGCATTATTATAATGGTCTGGCAGAGACTATAAATGTGTATGAAGAGACGATTCCACATAATCCATTTCGGGCTCATTTGCTCATTCATCATGAGGAAATAACTGCATTTGACCAGTCAGGATTTGTAAATGATTTAAAAGTTAATCCTTATATTGAGCTGGGTACATTAAAAATTTTTGCTGATGGTGCTTTGGGTGGGAGAACAGCTGCGTTAAGTACCCCTTACTCGGATGATCCACAGGCGACTGGATTAGTTATTCATACACAAGAAAAATTAAATGATCTTGTACGCCAAGCAAGAGAACGTCATTTAGGGGTGGCAATTCATGTTATAGGGGATGCCGCACTAGAAATGGCACTGAATGCAATTGAGGCTAGTCCAACAAAGGCGATGAGAGATCGATTAATCCATGTGCAAGTTGCACGACCTGATTTAATAGAGCGAATGAAACGATTAAAGCTAATTGTCGATATTCAACCTCGTTTTGTGGTGTCTGATTTTCCATGGGTAGAAAATCGCCTTGGTACTGAGAGGCTTGCGTACTCGTTTGCTTGGAAAACTTTGTTCACTAATGGTATAAACTGTGCTGGCGGCTCAGATGCACCAATTGAACCTGTTGAGCCATTGCTTGGAATTTATGCTGCAGTAGCGAGACGTGATGTGACTGAAGCGCATGAGGGCTATGGACCTAGTGAGAAATTGTCGCCATTTGAAGCAGTTGCGTTATTTACAAAAGGAAGCGCATATGCGATCGGTAAAGAGAAAAGCCGAGGTCAGCTAAAACCTGGGTATGATGCCGATATGACAATTGTAGATCGAGATTTACTTACTTGCTCTGTTGAAGAGATTGCAACAGCGAACGTAATAGCGACAGTTGTGGATGGCAAAATAGTCTATGAGCGAAATTAA
- the tpx gene encoding thiol peroxidase, whose protein sequence is MTQVTFKQQPVTLKGTQVKVGDKAPNFTVLANDLSEVKLDDSKGKTRLISVVPSIDTGVCDAQTRRFNEEAASLENTVVLTISVDLPFAQKRWCAAEGIENVQTLSDHRDLSFGEAYGVAIEELRLLARSVFVVDANNQVVYAEYVNEVSEHPNYDAAIEAAKKA, encoded by the coding sequence ATGACACAAGTTACGTTTAAACAACAACCAGTTACATTAAAAGGTACACAAGTAAAGGTGGGAGATAAAGCACCTAACTTCACTGTATTAGCTAACGATTTATCCGAGGTTAAGCTCGATGATTCAAAAGGAAAAACACGTTTAATTAGTGTGGTTCCATCCATTGATACAGGCGTTTGTGATGCTCAAACTCGTCGCTTTAATGAAGAAGCAGCAAGTTTAGAAAATACGGTTGTTCTAACAATAAGTGTAGATTTACCGTTTGCACAAAAACGTTGGTGTGCGGCTGAAGGAATTGAGAATGTCCAAACATTATCTGATCATCGCGATCTTTCTTTTGGAGAAGCGTATGGTGTTGCAATAGAAGAATTAAGACTTCTTGCACGGTCGGTTTTTGTTGTAGATGCAAATAATCAAGTTGTGTATGCTGAATATGTAAATGAAGTAAGTGAACATCCCAATTATGATGCTGCAATTGAAGCTGCAAAAAAAGCGTAA
- the ytfJ gene encoding GerW family sporulation protein — protein sequence MSEHPIQGLMKTAMENIKAMADVNTIVGDPVETPDGSIIMPVSKVGFGFAAGGSEFYTEHSHSHEEPEHPFGGGSGGGVSITPIAFLVVNSKGINMVHLDSSTHLYDRLLDLAPQAFEKIQHMLRHEDETPHHTTHKPYEDPLV from the coding sequence ATGTCAGAACATCCAATACAAGGTTTAATGAAAACTGCGATGGAAAACATTAAGGCAATGGCAGATGTGAATACCATTGTGGGTGACCCAGTCGAGACACCTGATGGTAGTATTATAATGCCTGTATCAAAAGTAGGTTTTGGTTTTGCTGCAGGTGGGAGCGAATTTTATACAGAACATTCCCATTCGCATGAAGAGCCAGAGCATCCTTTTGGTGGTGGTAGTGGTGGGGGTGTCTCAATTACGCCAATTGCATTTCTTGTGGTAAATAGCAAGGGGATTAATATGGTTCATTTAGATAGTTCCACCCATTTGTATGATCGTTTGCTTGATTTAGCTCCTCAAGCATTTGAGAAGATCCAACATATGCTTAGGCATGAAGATGAAACACCGCATCATACGACTCATAAACCATATGAAGATCCACTCGTTTAA
- the thiI gene encoding tRNA uracil 4-sulfurtransferase ThiI, producing MKMDHILVRYGELALKGKNRSHFEKVLLANIRYVLKPFEGVKAKRTFGRIVVELHDTDYVPIIEALARVSGIQSYSLAVRVESDLDVIQQGALYLLTEHNKGSKTFKVSARRAYKQFPIGSQELNQLVGGFILRSLDGEIGVNVHHPDTEIVIDVRESGTYITAGAYKGAKGLPVGTSGRVLHMLSGGIDSPVAAHMMMNRGTEIEMLHFHSPPYTNERARQKVLDLTKELSKYGRSIKVHLVPFTDIQTHIHKEVPSNLEMTIMRRMMLRIAGQIAENRKILAISNGESLGQVASQTLESMNTINEVTNIPVLRPLLAIDKEETIRYAKEIGTYEISILPYEDCCTIFLPTDSKTKPKREKANKFEQYVEIESKCAEAVAAVETVQISSDSFNSELENLF from the coding sequence ATGAAGATGGACCATATTCTTGTTCGTTACGGCGAACTTGCTTTAAAAGGAAAAAATAGAAGCCATTTTGAAAAAGTGTTACTAGCGAATATTCGTTACGTCTTAAAACCATTTGAAGGAGTAAAGGCGAAGCGAACTTTTGGAAGAATTGTTGTAGAACTTCATGATACTGACTACGTTCCCATTATTGAAGCATTAGCAAGGGTATCTGGTATTCAATCCTACAGTTTAGCAGTGCGGGTTGAAAGTGATTTAGATGTTATACAACAAGGAGCATTATATTTATTAACCGAACATAATAAGGGTTCAAAAACGTTTAAGGTTTCAGCTAGAAGAGCGTACAAGCAATTCCCAATTGGTTCTCAGGAACTTAATCAATTAGTTGGAGGATTTATTCTAAGATCACTTGATGGCGAAATAGGAGTCAATGTTCATCATCCTGACACGGAGATTGTGATAGATGTAAGAGAATCCGGTACGTATATTACAGCTGGTGCATATAAAGGCGCTAAAGGCTTGCCTGTTGGGACAAGTGGAAGAGTTCTTCATATGCTTTCAGGTGGAATTGATTCGCCAGTTGCTGCTCATATGATGATGAACAGAGGGACAGAAATTGAAATGTTGCACTTTCATAGCCCACCGTATACGAATGAACGTGCGAGACAAAAAGTACTTGATTTAACAAAAGAACTATCCAAATATGGACGCTCAATTAAGGTTCATCTTGTTCCTTTTACGGATATTCAAACGCATATTCATAAAGAAGTACCATCAAACCTTGAAATGACGATTATGAGGCGGATGATGTTGCGAATAGCAGGACAAATCGCAGAGAATAGAAAGATCCTTGCTATATCGAATGGTGAAAGTCTAGGACAAGTAGCTTCGCAAACACTTGAGAGTATGAATACTATAAATGAGGTTACGAACATACCGGTTTTACGTCCCTTACTTGCTATTGATAAAGAAGAAACGATTCGTTATGCAAAAGAGATCGGGACATATGAAATTTCAATTCTTCCTTATGAAGACTGTTGCACGATATTTTTACCAACAGATTCGAAAACAAAACCTAAACGGGAAAAGGCTAATAAATTTGAACAATATGTAGAGATTGAATCAAAATGCGCAGAGGCAGTTGCCGCTGTTGAAACGGTTCAAATATCCTCCGATAGTTTTAATTCAGAGCTAGAGAATTTATTTTAA
- the sppA gene encoding signal peptide peptidase SppA: MKARRWVALGIGLFVLLFSLITTVSFAFNTYSSTTEAFFGGSEEKIVRQGDTSGTIALLEVNGPIINSGEPGIFDNNGYNHTTFLNDLHKAMNRADVEGIIIHVDTPGGGVLESAEIHRAVVEAQTIKDKPVYISMGGMAASGGYYLAAPAEKIYANPQTLTGSIGVIMSSMNITDLLDNLGIEEHVYKSGPYKDMMSPTREPLEEEDEIIQSIVDEYYDEFVSIIAEGRDMDEARVRELGDGRIFTGNQALEEGLIDSLGSLDDVIDDMQTDLGRNYQVVTTSQFESFGSLFGLAANQLFGDKEPEQKLHEFNQPRALYMYDYE; encoded by the coding sequence ATGAAAGCTAGAAGGTGGGTTGCACTAGGGATTGGTTTATTTGTTTTATTATTTTCGTTAATAACGACAGTCTCTTTTGCATTTAATACATACTCTTCAACAACAGAAGCCTTTTTTGGTGGGAGTGAGGAAAAAATTGTGCGTCAAGGGGATACAAGTGGGACAATTGCATTATTGGAAGTAAATGGGCCAATTATTAATTCGGGAGAACCAGGTATTTTTGATAATAACGGTTACAATCACACTACTTTCTTAAATGATCTCCACAAAGCGATGAATCGTGCCGATGTCGAAGGGATTATTATTCATGTAGATACTCCAGGTGGTGGTGTACTTGAATCAGCAGAAATCCACAGAGCAGTTGTCGAGGCGCAGACGATTAAAGATAAGCCCGTCTATATATCAATGGGTGGAATGGCGGCATCTGGGGGCTATTATTTAGCGGCTCCTGCAGAGAAGATCTATGCAAACCCACAAACGTTAACGGGTTCTATTGGTGTTATTATGAGTTCAATGAATATTACTGATCTTCTTGATAATCTTGGAATTGAAGAACATGTTTATAAAAGTGGACCTTATAAAGATATGATGTCGCCTACTCGTGAGCCACTTGAAGAAGAAGATGAAATCATTCAGTCCATCGTCGATGAATACTATGATGAATTCGTTTCAATTATCGCAGAAGGGCGAGACATGGATGAAGCTCGAGTTCGTGAATTAGGTGATGGGCGAATTTTTACAGGAAATCAAGCGCTAGAAGAAGGCTTAATTGACAGTTTAGGTAGTCTTGATGATGTTATCGATGACATGCAGACTGATCTTGGTCGGAACTATCAAGTCGTTACAACGAGTCAATTCGAAAGTTTTGGAAGTTTATTTGGTCTCGCTGCAAATCAGCTTTTTGGAGATAAAGAACCCGAACAAAAGCTGCATGAATTTAATCAACCAAGAGCTTTATATATGTATGATTATGAGTGA